AATATTTCTCCTCTTTTATTCATATTTTCTAATTCTTTAGCATGAACTGTTGCCTCCATCTTATTGGAAACCTTTTCCTTTGCCCCAATAACAGCCACCTTTGGTTCTTCAATATCTAAACTATGAGCAAGCTCTACAGCATTATCAATAATTTCTTTCTTTTGATCTAAACTCGGAGCTATATTCATAGCAGCATCTGTTACAAATAGTACCTTATGATAAGTAGGAACACTGAAAACTACTACATGACTTATTAATTTTCCAGTTCTCAATCCTATTTCTTTATCTAAAACTTGTTTCATAATAACTGCTGTATCTATTAAACCCTTCATAAGTACTTCTGCTTGCCCAGAACTTACTAATGATACAGCTTTTCTACAAGCCTTTTCCCCATCCTTTTCGTTAATAATTTCAATATTCAATAAATCAAAATTTAATTCTTTTGCAATTTCTCTTATCTTTTTTTCATCTCCAACTAAGATAGGTTCAGCAATACCTTTTTCTGTAGCTTCTTTTACTGCACCAAGAACATCAATATCCTCAGCAACTGCAACGGATATTTTTTTCGGCCCTTTTTTTTGTGCTAAATTTAATAAATCAGTAAAACTTTTAGCCATTAAAACAACACCTCATCTTCATAAATTTTTTCCTTCTCTACATTCTCTAATACTCTAAGAGCACCTAGATTTAGTGCTTCCATTTCATCCTCTCCAGGATAAACTATTACCTTTGCAATAAATTCTATCATATCCTTTATATAACTTGTCAAGTGTTTGGAATAAGTTAATCCACCTGTAAGTACAATATTCTCTACTTGTCCATTTAATACAGCAGCCATTGCCCCTATTTCCTTACCTATTTGGTAGCACATAGCATTATAAACCAGTTCAGCTTTTTTATCTCCTTTGGCAATTTTATTCTCAACTTCTCTTCCATCCATAGTACCTAAATAGCTCACTAATCCACCTTTGCCTTTAAGCATTTTTTTAACTTTTTCATGGGTATATTCTCCTGAGTAACAAAGTTTTACTAAATCTCCTACTGGAAGACCTCCTGCTCTCTCTGGTGAAAAGGGCCCCATTTCTCCTGCGTTGTTTACATCAATTATTTTCCCTTCCTTAATAGGAGCAATAGATATCCCTCCTCCTAAATGAGCTACTATCAAATTTAAATCTTCTAATTTTTTCCCAAGCTCTCCTGCTCTCCTGTAAGAGACAGCCTTTATATTTAATGCATGTACTAAAGATCTTCTTTCAATTTCCTTTAGGCCAGATATTCTTGCAATATCCTCAAATTCATCAACA
The sequence above is drawn from the Tissierellales bacterium genome and encodes:
- the ptb gene encoding phosphate butyryltransferase; amino-acid sequence: MAKSFTDLLNLAQKKGPKKISVAVAEDIDVLGAVKEATEKGIAEPILVGDEKKIREIAKELNFDLLNIEIINEKDGEKACRKAVSLVSSGQAEVLMKGLIDTAVIMKQVLDKEIGLRTGKLISHVVVFSVPTYHKVLFVTDAAMNIAPSLDQKKEIIDNAVELAHSLDIEEPKVAVIGAKEKVSNKMEATVHAKELENMNKRGEILGCVVEGPFALDNAISKEAAIHKGVESDMAGDVDILLVPNIEAGNVLYKSLTYFAKAKSAGIIAGTKAPIVLTSRTDTKEAKLYSIALGVLRASKI
- the buk gene encoding butyrate kinase, translated to MSRPYILAINPGSTSTKVAIYEKEKLLKENKIFHSGEIIGQFSKVSDQYEYRLDLIYKWMDEINITTSSLRAVVGRGGLLRSIPGGTYLVTDKMLEDLGKGIQGEHASNLGGILAKGIADREKIKAYIVDPVSVDEFEDIARISGLKEIERRSLVHALNIKAVSYRRAGELGKKLEDLNLIVAHLGGGISIAPIKEGKIIDVNNAGEMGPFSPERAGGLPVGDLVKLCYSGEYTHEKVKKMLKGKGGLVSYLGTMDGREVENKIAKGDKKAELVYNAMCYQIGKEIGAMAAVLNGQVENIVLTGGLTYSKHLTSYIKDMIEFIAKVIVYPGEDEMEALNLGALRVLENVEKEKIYEDEVLF